The Leclercia sp. S52 genome has a segment encoding these proteins:
- the cpsG gene encoding colanic acid biosynthesis phosphomannomutase CpsG — protein sequence MQKLTCFKAYDIRGKLGEELNEDIAWRIGRAYGEYLKPKTIVLGGDVRLTSEALKLALAKGLQDAGVDVLDIGLSGTEEIYFATFHLGVDGGIEVTASHNPMDYNGMKLVREGARPISGDTGLRDVQRLAEANDFPPVNEAKRGSYKKIELREAYIDHLLGYINLANLKPLKLVINSGNGAAGPVVDALEARFKALNVPVTFVKVHNTPDGNFPNGIPNPLLPECRADTRNAVIEHGADMGIAFDGDFDRCFLFDEKGQFIEGYYIVGLLAEAFLEKNPGAKIIHDPRLSWNTVDVVAAAGGQPVMSKTGHAFIKERMREEDAIYGGEMSAHHYFRDFAYCDSGMIPWLLVTELLCLKGQSLGELVRDRMAAFPASGEINSTLAAPAEAIARVEHHFALHALEIDRTDGISMTFPQWRFNLRSSNTEPVVRLNVESRADAALMAARTQDIMALLNQ from the coding sequence ATGCAAAAATTAACCTGTTTTAAAGCCTACGATATTCGCGGCAAGCTCGGTGAAGAGCTGAATGAAGACATTGCGTGGCGCATTGGCCGCGCGTACGGCGAATATTTAAAGCCGAAAACCATTGTGCTGGGCGGCGACGTGCGTCTGACCAGCGAAGCCCTGAAGCTGGCCCTCGCGAAAGGGCTGCAGGACGCGGGCGTCGACGTGCTGGACATTGGTCTGTCCGGTACCGAAGAGATCTACTTTGCCACCTTCCATTTAGGCGTTGACGGCGGGATCGAAGTGACTGCCAGCCATAACCCGATGGACTACAACGGCATGAAGCTGGTGCGCGAGGGTGCCCGCCCGATCAGCGGTGACACCGGCCTGCGCGACGTCCAGCGTCTGGCAGAAGCCAACGACTTCCCGCCGGTGAACGAAGCCAAACGTGGCAGCTATAAAAAAATTGAGCTGCGCGAGGCCTATATCGACCACCTGCTGGGCTACATCAACCTGGCGAACCTCAAGCCGTTGAAGCTGGTGATCAACTCCGGCAACGGCGCGGCAGGCCCGGTGGTGGATGCCCTGGAGGCCCGCTTTAAGGCGCTTAACGTGCCGGTGACCTTCGTCAAAGTCCATAACACCCCGGACGGTAACTTCCCGAACGGCATCCCGAACCCGCTGCTGCCTGAGTGCCGGGCCGATACCCGCAACGCGGTCATTGAGCACGGCGCGGACATGGGCATCGCCTTTGACGGCGACTTCGACCGCTGCTTCCTGTTCGATGAAAAAGGGCAGTTTATCGAGGGTTACTACATTGTCGGTCTGCTGGCGGAAGCCTTCCTTGAGAAAAACCCAGGGGCGAAAATCATCCACGATCCGCGTCTCTCCTGGAACACCGTGGACGTGGTGGCTGCGGCGGGCGGTCAACCGGTGATGTCCAAAACCGGCCATGCGTTCATCAAAGAGCGGATGCGCGAAGAGGATGCCATTTACGGTGGCGAGATGAGCGCTCATCACTACTTCCGCGATTTTGCCTACTGTGACAGCGGGATGATCCCGTGGCTGCTGGTCACCGAACTGCTGTGCCTGAAGGGCCAGTCGCTGGGTGAACTGGTGCGTGACCGCATGGCGGCCTTCCCGGCGAGCGGGGAGATCAACAGCACGCTCGCGGCACCGGCCGAGGCGATTGCCCGCGTGGAGCACCACTTTGCCCTGCACGCGCTGGAGATCGACCGTACCGATGGCATCAGCATGACCTTCCCTCAGTGGCGCTTCAACCTGCGCTCGTCAAACACCGAGCCGGTGGTGCGCCTGAACGTGGAATCCCGCGCCGATGCGGCGCTGATGGCGGCGCGAACGCAGGACATTATGGCGCTGTTGAATCAGTAA
- the cpsB gene encoding mannose-1-phosphate guanyltransferase — translation MSKNTLYPVVMAGGSGSRLWPLSRVLYPKQFLCLKGELTMLQTTVNRLNGVNCESPVVICNEQHRFIVAEQLRQLNKLTENIILEPAGRNTAPAIALAALAAQRSSPDCDPLMLVLAADHVIQQEEAFRDAVRAAIPYAESGKLVTFGIVPDLPETGYGYIRRGNVTPGEGDSLAFDVAQFVEKPNMETAQAYVASGEYYWNSGMFLFRAGRYLEELEKYRPDILHACQQAMATVDPDLDFIRVDEAAFLACPEESVDYAVMERTADAVVVPMDAGWSDVGSWSSLWEISAQTPEGNVHHGDVISHKTENSYVYAESGLVTTVGVKDLVVVQTKDAVLIADRNAVQDVKKVVEQIKADGRHEHHIHREVYRPWGKYDSIDEGERYQVKRITVKPGEGLSVQMHHHRAEHWVVVAGTAKVTIDEVETLLGENESIYIPLGATHCLENPGKIPLDLIEVRSGSYLEEDDIVRFEDRYGRV, via the coding sequence ATGAGTAAAAATACGTTGTACCCGGTGGTAATGGCAGGTGGCTCTGGCAGCCGGTTGTGGCCGCTCTCCCGCGTGCTCTATCCAAAACAGTTCCTCTGCCTGAAAGGGGAGCTCACCATGCTGCAGACGACGGTCAACCGTCTGAATGGCGTGAATTGTGAAAGCCCGGTGGTGATCTGTAACGAACAGCACCGCTTTATCGTCGCCGAGCAGCTGCGTCAGCTGAACAAGCTGACCGAAAACATCATTCTTGAGCCTGCCGGCCGTAACACCGCCCCGGCCATCGCCCTGGCGGCGCTGGCGGCGCAGCGCAGCAGCCCGGATTGCGATCCGCTGATGCTGGTGCTGGCGGCGGATCACGTGATCCAGCAGGAAGAGGCCTTCCGCGACGCCGTGCGCGCTGCTATTCCTTATGCCGAAAGCGGTAAACTGGTGACCTTCGGCATCGTGCCGGATCTGCCGGAAACCGGCTATGGCTACATTCGCCGTGGCAACGTTACGCCTGGCGAGGGCGACAGCCTGGCCTTTGACGTGGCGCAGTTTGTCGAAAAACCGAATATGGAAACCGCTCAGGCCTACGTTGCCAGCGGTGAGTATTACTGGAACAGCGGCATGTTCCTGTTCCGCGCCGGACGTTATCTGGAAGAGCTGGAGAAGTACCGCCCGGATATCCTGCACGCCTGCCAGCAGGCCATGGCCACCGTCGACCCGGATCTGGACTTTATTCGCGTCGATGAAGCCGCGTTCCTCGCCTGCCCGGAAGAGTCCGTGGACTACGCGGTAATGGAACGTACCGCCGATGCGGTGGTGGTGCCGATGGATGCAGGCTGGAGCGATGTCGGCTCCTGGTCCTCACTGTGGGAAATCAGCGCCCAGACCCCGGAAGGCAACGTCCATCACGGGGATGTGATCAGCCATAAAACCGAGAACAGCTACGTCTACGCCGAATCCGGGCTGGTGACCACCGTCGGGGTGAAGGATCTGGTGGTGGTGCAGACCAAAGATGCGGTGCTGATTGCCGATCGCAATGCGGTGCAGGATGTCAAAAAAGTGGTGGAGCAGATTAAGGCCGATGGCCGCCATGAGCACCACATTCACCGCGAAGTTTACCGTCCGTGGGGCAAATACGACTCCATTGACGAGGGCGAACGCTACCAGGTGAAACGCATCACCGTTAAACCGGGCGAGGGGCTGTCGGTGCAGATGCACCATCACCGCGCCGAGCACTGGGTGGTGGTGGCGGGTACCGCCAAAGTGACCATCGACGAGGTGGAGACGCTGCTGGGTGAAAACGAATCCATTTACATCCCGCTGGGGGCAACCCACTGCCTGGAAAATCCGGGGAAAATCCCTCTCGATCTGATTGAAGTGCGCTCCGGCTCGTACCTGGAAGAGGACGATATCGTCCGCTTTGAGGACAGGTACGGCAGGGTGTAG